One Cololabis saira isolate AMF1-May2022 chromosome 12, fColSai1.1, whole genome shotgun sequence DNA window includes the following coding sequences:
- the si:ch211-210c8.6 gene encoding uncharacterized protein si:ch211-210c8.6, which translates to MTERQLLELLAGWQDVIMGSTLVKCAVTDLGVQWAGWALAAALKTEKFYDLAGSGTFILLAHLSRMWGGATHTRQKVQTGLVTAWGLRLGTFLFMRILKDGHDRRFNHVRDSPGTFFVYWTVQALWVFMTLLPTLMLNSEKQQGPLGTRDYIGWTVWGLGFATEAIADQQKWIFKGDPDNAGKFIQSGLWAYSRHPNYFGEILQWSGLWLSASSAMQGPQYLSVLSPVFVWFLLRYVSGIPILEKQALKKWGSDPAFQDYVKNTPLLWPWPKF; encoded by the exons ATGACGGAGCGGCAgttgctggagctgctggccgGCTGGCAGGACGTGATCATGGGCAGCACGCTGGTGAAGTGCGCGGTGACCGACCTGGGGGTGCAGTGGGCCGGCTGGGCGCTGGCAGCCGCCCTGAAGACCGAGAAGTTCTACGATCTGGCAG GTTCCGGGACGTTTATACTGCTTGCACACTTGAGTCGTATGTGGGGAGGAGCCACTCACACCCGCCAGAAGGTGCAGACGGGGCTGGTGACGGCGTGGGGACTCAG GCTGGGGACATTCCTCTTTATGCGGATCTTGAAGGACGGTCACGATCGCAGGTTTAACCATGTCAGAGACAGTCCAGGGACTTTCTTTGTGTACTGGACTGTTCAAG CTTTGTGGGTATTTATGACCCTGCTGCCCACCCTCATGCTGAACAGTGAGAAGCAGCAAGGGCCTCTGGGAACCAGGGATTACATCGGTTGGACGGTTTGGGGCCTCGGCTTTGCCACCGAGGCTATTGCTGATCAGCAGAAGTGGATTTTTAAGGGTGACCCAGACAATGCA gggaagttcaTCCAGAGTGGCCTGTGGGCCTACAGCAGACATCCCAACTACTTTGGAGAGATCCTGCAGTGGTCGGGTCTCTGGCTGTCTGCGTCCTCCGCGATGCAGGGTCCCCAGTACCTGAGCGTTCTGTCCCCCGTGTTCGTCTGGTTCCTGCTGCGCTACGTTAGCGGCATCCCCATCCTGGAGAAGCAGGCTCTGAAGAAGTGGGGGTCCGACCCCGCCTTCCAGGACTACGTCAAGAACACTCCCCTTCTCTGGCCGTGGCCcaaattttga
- the dazap2 gene encoding DAZ-associated protein 2, which yields MNNKGSYPQQAVYPQQSSAPVYPPAMQMSPQAPPYTDTPPAYSEIYQPRYVLPPQVPGQVPQMSSPYPGAQVYMPMQPHMQVGPVGQNVPMAYYPMGAVYPPGSTVMVESGFDGGARFTAGSSVSIPPPPPGHPPNAAQLAAMQGANVLMTQRKNNFFLGGSNGGYTIW from the exons ATGAATAACAAAG GCTCATATCCACAGCAGGCTGTGTACCCTCAGCAGAGCTCTGCACCTGTATACCCTCCTGCTATGCAAATGTCTCCTCAGGCACCCCCTTACACAGACACACCACCTGCATATTCTGAG ATATACCAGCCCAGATATGTGCTTCCACCTCAGGTGCCTGGTCAGGTGCCTCAGATGTCCTCCCCCTACCCTGGTGCTCAGGTGTACATGCCCATGCAGCCACACATGCAAGTCGGGCCCGTGGGCCAGAACGTCCCCATGGCCTACTATCCCATGGGAGCCGTTTACCCACCGGGGTCGACAGTGATGGTTGAAAGTGGATTTGACGGTGGTGCTCGTTTCACAGCCGGCAGCAGCGTTTCCATCCCA CCTCCCCCTCCTGGACACCCTCCCAACGCAGCTCAGCTTGCTGCCATGCAGGGGGCCAATGTTCTCATGACACAGCGCAAGAACAACTTCTTCCTGGGTGGATCCAATGGAGGTTATACCATCTGGTAA
- the LOC133456266 gene encoding cell adhesion molecule 2-like isoform X2 — translation MNSTDVEHLTKSAGGHVSETPAVWSSLLPTPADTTVIPAPSTPDSAVIAVVIVLILLTVAALSFLLYRYLCHNKGDYRTTGELAPGEDPDEENSSREANEKKEYFI, via the exons ATGAATA GTACAGATGTGGAACATTTGACAAAGTCTGCAGGTGGACATGTGTCTGAGA CCCCAGCTGTGTGGTCGTCTTTACTCCCAACCCCGGCTGACACCACTGTGATTCCAG CTCCCAGCACTCCAGACTCTGCAGTTATTGCag TGGTCATCGTCCTCATCCTCCTCACGGTCGCCGCCCTGAGCTTCCTGCTGTACCGGTACCTCTGCCACAACAAGGGCGACTACAGGACGACGGGGGAGCTGGCTCCGGGGGAAGACCCCGACGAGGAGAACAGCAGCCGCGAGGCCAACGAGAAGAAGGAATACTTCATATGA
- the bin2a gene encoding bridging integrator 2a: protein MADSTSPKATSGDFAKKVQRQLSRGKEKVLQRFGKSMETRDDHFEHSLQIFYDQQTDGNRIYKDLRNYINTVRDMREASRRLSQSLFDVYESDWAGEQDLGAIVEGEDLLWNDYEVKLLDQAERTMESYVGQFPEIREKVAKRGRKLVDYDSSLHHLEALQTAKKRDDVKINKAKEEMKAVQTVYEGINTELKEELPVLYDSRIGCYVAVFSALSNLRDIFYKEMSTLNIDLHGVIKELQAQHPDKTFAVRGLQRYGSLKRRSLMSPKAWKGSFSDFHRNYTPRLGQRSSFRSPDKSRYGSLSRESSISSHKSPREKPLSESRELDTASLSSDNHKSAAQEDAAEGISGNELKSDVANSQTEEEKGSAAADDKGEKAPSSESSSEQDKSCDSESLEMQLTAVGDEPLYIDEGDDFPRSHDPPRENGLENNNAKGLSIPHTDAPVTKEASQDSKNTVV from the exons ATGGCAGACAGTACCAGCCCAAAAGCCACCTCTGGTGATTTTGCCAAAAAAGTCCAAAGACAGCTGAGCAGAGGCAAAGAAAAG GTTCTGCAGAGGTTTGGAAAGTCGATGGAGACCAGAGATGATCATTTCGAACACTCTCTTCAAATATTTTACGACCAGCAG ACTGATGGGAATCGAATATACAAGGACTTGAGAAACTACATTAATACGGTTAGAG ACATGCGTGAAGCCTCAAGACGCCTTTCCCAGTCTCTGTTTGATGTGTATGAAAGTGACTGGGCCGGGGAGCAGGATTTAGGAGCCATTGTAGAG GGGGAGGACCTGCTGTGGAACGACTATGAGGTGAAGCTATTAGACCAGGCTGAACGCACCATGGAGTCCTACGTGGGCCAGTTCCCAGAAATCAGG GAAAAAGTTGCCAAGAGAGGAAGAAAACTAGTCGACTACGACTCTTCCCTTCATCACCTGGAGGCTCTGCAGACTGCGAAGAAGAGGGATGATGTCAAGATAAACAAG GCAAAGGAAGAGATGAAAGCTGTGCAAACTGTCTATGAAGGGATCAACACCGAGCTGAAGGAGGAGCTTCCTGTTCTTTACGATAG cCGCATTGGATGTTATGTGGCTGTCTTCTCAGCTCTGTCAAATTTACGGGACATCTTCTATAAGGAAATGAGCACG CTCAATATAGATCTACACGGTGTGATTAAAGAGCTGCAGGCTCAGCATCCCGACAAAACGTTTGCTGTGAGAGGACTGCAGAG GTATGGCTCCCTGAAAAGACGGAGTCTGATGTCCCCCAAGGCCTGGAAAGGCAGTTTTTCTGACTTCCATAGAAACTACACTCCTAGACTTGGGCAGCGTTCCAGTTTCAGGTCCCCGGACAAGTCTCGCTATGGCAGTCTGTCCAGAGAGAGCAGCATCTCTTCCCATAAATCCCCTCGGGAGAAGCCCCTCTCTGAGTCCAGGGAGCTGGATACAGCATCGCTCAGCAGTGACAACCATAAATCCGCTGCACAAGAAGATGCTGCCGAGGGCATATCGGGAAATGAGCTTAAGTCAGACGTGGCCAACAGTCAGACTGAAGAGGAGAAGGGCTCGGCAGCGGCAGATGACAAGGGAGAGAAAGCTCCATCAAGtgagagcagctctgaacaGGACAAATCCTGTGACTCGGAGAGTCTGGAAATGCAGCTGACTGCAGTAGGCGATGAGCCGCTGTATATCGATGAAGGAGACGACTTCCCCAGAAGCCATGACCCTCCCAGGGAAAATGGACTGGAGAACAATAACGCTAAAGGCCTGAGCATTCCTCACACG GATGCTCCTGTAACAAAAGAGGCATCCCAGGACTCCAAAAACACAGTGGTTTAA
- the LOC133456266 gene encoding cell adhesion molecule 2-like isoform X1, producing the protein MNSTDVEHLTKSAGGHVSETPAVWSSLLPTPADTTVIPAAPSTPDSAVIAVVIVLILLTVAALSFLLYRYLCHNKGDYRTTGELAPGEDPDEENSSREANEKKEYFI; encoded by the exons ATGAATA GTACAGATGTGGAACATTTGACAAAGTCTGCAGGTGGACATGTGTCTGAGA CCCCAGCTGTGTGGTCGTCTTTACTCCCAACCCCGGCTGACACCACTGTGATTCCAG CAGCTCCCAGCACTCCAGACTCTGCAGTTATTGCag TGGTCATCGTCCTCATCCTCCTCACGGTCGCCGCCCTGAGCTTCCTGCTGTACCGGTACCTCTGCCACAACAAGGGCGACTACAGGACGACGGGGGAGCTGGCTCCGGGGGAAGACCCCGACGAGGAGAACAGCAGCCGCGAGGCCAACGAGAAGAAGGAATACTTCATATGA